Proteins encoded within one genomic window of Anopheles gambiae chromosome 3, idAnoGambNW_F1_1, whole genome shotgun sequence:
- the LOC1279967 gene encoding protein artichoke has product MGIPATVRSCAHLVSILLLTVIQTGTLGWKLDNRNIMYTNQDISYECPINTMCRCASLPNETALLEINCNEVSLYKFPEFLHGTIKHIDMSRTFIHNVDDETFQGLRLESLKLVDNKIQDISEKSFNFMQHSLVSLDLSDNQLQGLPLDSLKNVHTLSRLVAQRNNIHHLDGNWGGLADSLRSLHISGNSISEVSFYTHDEKRQNHTAPNSQASIINAKQFSQYPPGTPGMGQQQQQQQQQQPGATAVNGLQQQGIKPFAKLKKLVWLDISSNRIAHISPNTFPKSLVTIDLSKNILSQFPTAFLEHLHDLRVLSLKDNLIAKLDGSPDPAGPTRIRLEKLDLSLNLVEEIPPLLFNGSVRIKAINFDKNFIRHLEADTFQGLNIVHMVLAFNFIESIDDGAFGSLENSLEYLDLERNRLTVVPTAIGRLNRLRYLYLTSNELTHIPDQPEPLLPTTLKVLSLSGNNFTAIPVDALSNCTELSYLNMGYNKIADIEENAFAGWGSNLQTLLLRNNKITSLNYGAFNGLDTIKEISLSFNDIHYVHPNVFDNVSSTLKILELSFGIYREEYPGEALAVLTELMWLGLDNNNLKTLPDGALSTLGQLTYVNLAFNRIVAIPRWLFRSDIHRNLVEIDLSFNQLEDLPSATFDSLELIQIINLSSNKLRTMQKNALHDLPYLTYVDLSYNALQNISEGAFSYLPSLLSVDLMHNELATLSLKVFRQVSNATTPMRLNISSNAIEFLDGDVNSLLYVYSLDASHNQLQDTTVFRALAFSLRILYLNWNNFTTLGNHAFGDLQILEILNLAHNNISSLRRRSFAGLMNLQEFDLSHNRIESLQIEQFSPLKKLRLLRLNNNRLRTIPRDTFLNTRIEFLDLSNNQFVAWQATAFADIGFTLRSIQFDNNLLEFLDPYMFTSTQFLLELNLAGNLIKLIPDNAFANLNNLTVLDLSYNQLMPVNFRELFVNVPRLRVLSLRSTGIYRLPTLALPQLASLDVSNNNLQEIDSQEELFFLRELHIQENKVNNISNLLRNLPPALRVLDISRNPIRKISFHDFALSRRLEELFIEDIKIVNPDIFIKLHNLKKLRISAQHNFSELVSKLRGLQELYVTIYDEHLGDGLFTSRMHANTKLNVVEITGRRLVSISSNAFQGLARNHDLKLRIRNTMVNDLPPGVFYALKYIPRLSIDLSDNLLAALAPDSFYPNASSWDAVGTRSVIGGLDVSNNPLQCECGLVWLGHWLRRWLRETAQVNLIPKDEMKQMIRRAKRSTCTDPLTGKRLPFLEIFPEDLLCHASALSSLALKLRFRFMLLCLNMLLVVLHKSRTLVL; this is encoded by the exons CTTCATGCAGCATTCGCTGGTGTCACTGGATCTGTCCGACAACCAGTTACAGGGACTACCGCTGGATTCACTAAAAAATGTCCACACGTTAAGCCGATTAGTAGCTCAGCG AAACAACATCCACCATCTCGATGGCAACTGGGGCGGGCTGGCGGACTCGCTGCGCAGCCTGCACATTTCGGGCAACTCCATCTCCGAGGTATCGTTCTACACACACGACGAGAAGCGTCAGAACCATACGGCACCGAACTCGCAGGCATCGATAATCAACGCGAAACAGTTCTCGCAATACCCGCCCGGTACGCCAGGGatggggcagcagcagcagcagcagcagcagcagcaacccggTGCCACGGCGGTCAACGGGCTGCAGCAACAGGGCATCAAACCGTTCGCCAAGCTGAAAAAGCTCGTCTGGCTCGATATCAGCTCGAACCGTATCGCGCACATCAGCCCGAACACGTTCCCCAAGTCGCTGGTAACGATCGATCTTTCCAAGAACATTCTTTCCCAATTCCCGACCGCCTTCCTCGAGCATCTGCACGATCTGCGCGTGCTGTCGCTGAAGGATAATCTGATAGCGAAGCTCGACGGTAGCCCCGATCCAGCCGGCCCCACCCGCATACGGCTCGAGAAGCTCGACCTTAGCCTGAACCTGGTGGAGGAAATTCCACCCCTGCTGTTCAACGGCAGCGTGCGTATAAAGGCaattaattttgataaaaatttcATCCGCCACCTCGAGGCCGACACATTCCAGGGGCTGAACATCGTGCACATGGTGCTGGCATTTAACTTCATCGAGTCGATTGACGATGGTGCGTTCGGTTCGCTGGAGAACAGCTTGGAGTATTTGGATCTGGAGCGCAATCGGTTGACGGTGGTGCCGACCGCCATTGGGCGATTGAATCGGTTGCGCTATCTTTACCTAACGTCGAACGAGCTGACGCACATTCCCGATCAGCCCGAGCCACTGCTGCCCACTACGCTGAAGGTGCTGTCGTTGAGCGGGAATAACTTTACCGCCATCCCGGTGGACGCTCTTTCGAACTGTACCGAGCTGTCGTACCTTAACATGGGCTACAACAAGATCGCAGACATCGAGGAGAATGCATTCGCTGGATGGGGCTCGAACTTGCAgacactgctgctgcgcaaCAACAAGATCACGAGCCTCAACTATGGCGCGTTCAATGGGCTGGATACGATCAAAGAGATCAGTCTCAGCTTTAATGACATCCACTACGTCCATCCGAATGTGTTTGATAATGTTTCCTCGACACTTAAGATTCTGGAGCTTTCGTTCGGTATCTACCGAGAGGAGTATCCGGGCGAAGCGTTGGCCGTGCTGACCGAGCTGATGTGGCTCGGGCTGGACAATAACAATCTGAAGACGCTGCCGGACGGTGCACTCTCAACGTTGGGACAGCTAACGTATGTCAATTTGGCGTTCAATCGAATCGTTGCCATACCGCGATGGCTCTTCCGGTCAGACATTCATCGAAACTTGGTGGAGATTGATCTTTCGTTCAACCAGCTCGAAGACTTACCGAGCGCAACCTTCGACAGTTTGGAGCTAATACAGATTATCAATCTATCGTCGAACAAACTGCGCACGATGCAGAAGAACGCACTGCACGATCTGCCGTACCTGACGTACGTGGATCTGTCCTACAATGCGCTGCAAAATATAAGCGAAGGAGCGTTTAGCTATCTACCCAGCCTGCTGAGCGTGGACCTGATGCATAACGAGCTGGCCACACTGTCGCTGAAAGTGTTTCGCCAAGTGTCGAACGCAACCACTCCGATGCGGCTGAACATTAGCAGTAACGCGATCGAGTTTCTGGATGGAGACGTTAACTCACTGCTTTATGTGTACTCGCTGGATGCCAGCCACAACCAGCTGCAGGACACGACCGTGTTTCGTGCGTTGGCTTTTTCGCTGCGCATACTCTACCTGAACTGGAACAACTTCACCACGCTCGGCAACCATGCGTTCGGGGACCTGCAGATACTGGAAATACTGAACCTGGCGCACAACAACATCAGCTCACTGCGGCGGCGCAGCTTTGCCGGGTTGATGAACCTGCAGGAGTTCGATCTGAGTCACAATCGCATCGAAAGCTTACAGATTGAACAGTTTTCACCGCTGAAAAAGTTGCGCCTGCTGCGCCTCAACAACAATCGATTGCGCACGATCCCGCGCGATACGTTCCTGAATACGCGCATCGAGTTTTTGGACCTCTCGAACAATCAGTTTGTGGCGTGGCAGGCAACGGCATTCGCGGACATTGGGTTCACGCTGCGCTCGATACAGTTTGATAATAATTTGCTAGAGTTCCTAGATCCGTACATGTTCACCAGCACACAGTTCTTGTTGGAGCTAAATCTGGCTGGAAATTTGATAAAACTCATCCCTGATAATGCGTTTGCAAATCTGAACAATTTGACGGTGCTGGATCTGAGCTACAATCAGCTTATGCCGGTGAACTTCCGCGAGCTGTTCGTGAATGTGCCGCGTCTGCGGGTGTTGAGCCTCCGGTCGACGGGGATCTATCGACTGCCGACTCTGGCGCTGCCCCAGCTCGCCTCGCTGGACGTTAGCAACAACAACCTGCAGGAGATCGACTCTCAGGAGGAGCTGTTTTTCCTTCGCGAGCTGCACATACAGGAGAACAAAGTCAACAACATCTCGAACCTGCTGCGCAATCTACCCCCTGCGCTGCGCGTACTGGACATCTCGCGTAATCCGATCCGCAAGATATCGTTTCACGATTTTGCACTTTCTCGTCGGCTCGAGGAGCTGTTCATCGAGGACATTAAAATCGTAAACCCGGACATCTTCATCAAGCTGCACAATCTGAAAAAATTGCGCATCAGCGCACAGCACAACTTCAGCGAGTTGGTGTCGAAGTTGCGCGGTTTGCAGGAGCTGTACGTCACCATCTACGACGAACATCTGGGCGATGGACTGTTTACGTCGCGCATGCACGCCAACACGAAGCTAAACGTGGTGGAAATTACGGGCCGAAGGTTGGTGTCTATCTCGAGCAATGCCTTCCAGGGGTTGGCACGGAATCACGATCTGAAGCTGCGGATACGCAACACGATGGTGAACGATTTGCCGCCGGGCGTGTTCTACGCGCTCAAGTACATCCCTCGGCTGAGCATCGATCTGTCGGACAATCTGCTGGCGGCGCTCGCACCGGACAGCTTCTACCCGAACGCCAGCTCGTGGGATGCGGTGGGGACGCGCAGCGTCATCGGCGGGCTGGACGTGTCGAACAATCCGCTGCAGTGCGAGTGCGGGTTGGTGTGGCTGGGGCACTGGTTGCGGCGCTGGTTGCGCGAGACGGCGCAAGTCAACTTGATTCCTAAGGACGAAATGAAGCAGATGATTCGT CGAGCTAAAAGGAGTACCTGCACGGATCCGCTCACCGGAAAGCGCCTGCCGTTCCTGGAGATCTTCCCCGAGGATCTGCTGTGCCACGCCAGTGCCCTGAGTAGTTTAGCGTTGAAGTTGCGCTTTCGGTTTATGTTGCTGTGTCTCAACATGCTGCTAGTGGTGCTGCACAAATCACGAACTTTGGTACTGTAA